From a single Candidatus Hydrogenedentota bacterium genomic region:
- a CDS encoding TIGR00282 family metallophosphoesterase, producing the protein MRILFVGDIVGRPGRRAAARWLPELRREYEVDVILANAENAAGGLGATPEVLNELRRAGVEGFTLGNHAWRKPTLLAAIDGMNDVVRPANFPNGVPGRGACVLPLPDGRGVGLLNLMGRVFMTPFECPFERAAHELRALRALTRVIIVDFHAEATSEKVAMGWRVDGQCSAVLGTHTHVPTADERILPGGTAYITDVGMTGPRDGIIGTDRDAVLTKFVTGLPRQFSVAKGPAWLNAVLVEIDEASGRATSMERIARTE; encoded by the coding sequence ATGAGAATTCTCTTCGTTGGCGACATTGTGGGACGTCCCGGCCGGCGCGCCGCAGCGCGCTGGCTGCCCGAACTGCGCCGGGAGTACGAGGTCGATGTCATCCTGGCGAACGCGGAAAACGCCGCGGGCGGGCTGGGCGCGACCCCCGAAGTGCTGAACGAACTGCGCCGCGCGGGCGTCGAGGGGTTCACGCTGGGCAATCACGCCTGGCGCAAGCCCACGCTGCTGGCGGCCATTGACGGCATGAACGACGTGGTCCGGCCGGCCAACTTTCCCAATGGCGTGCCGGGCCGCGGCGCATGCGTGTTGCCGCTGCCGGACGGGCGCGGCGTGGGACTCCTGAATCTGATGGGGCGCGTCTTCATGACGCCGTTCGAGTGCCCGTTTGAGCGGGCGGCGCACGAACTGCGTGCGCTCCGCGCGCTGACGCGCGTCATTATCGTCGATTTTCATGCCGAGGCCACGTCGGAAAAAGTCGCCATGGGCTGGCGCGTGGACGGACAGTGCAGCGCCGTGTTGGGCACGCATACGCACGTGCCCACGGCGGATGAACGCATCCTGCCGGGCGGGACCGCCTACATCACGGACGTCGGCATGACGGGCCCGCGAGACGGCATTATCGGCACGGACCGCGACGCCGTGCTGACGAAGTTCGTCACGGGTCTGCCGCGGCAATTCAGCGTGGCCAAGGGCCCGGCATGGCTCAACGCCGTGCTCGTGGAGATAGACGAAGCGTCGGGACGCGCGACAAGCATGGAGCGGATTGCGCGCACGGAGTAA
- a CDS encoding 4Fe-4S binding protein, whose protein sequence is MRLDSVRDLYALKANLRDTADLKRRTIVIPTGTCGRASGAGELVRAVREALLRSGLAGQVHVRVTGCHGFCEMEPSILMEPEGIFYPRVKTADAERLVEAAGLGEVLEDLVWADAATGTRIPCQKDVPFFKKQRRSILALNEQVDPEDTESYLRAGGYTALLKVLERGGPEWVLGEVKSSGLRGRGGAGFPTGLKWELLAKQPGAHGKYLVCNADEGDPGAYMDRSVLEGNPHSILEGMLIGAYATGATHGILYVRNEYPLAIKHVHTALEQARALGLCGERILGTEFSFDIQVVQGAGAFVCGEETALIRSIEGCMGEPRQRPPFPIQEGILGKPTCINNVETWANIPIIVEQGAAGFSRVGTKQNSGTKIFSLVGKIRNTGLVEVPMGITIAEIVNEIGGGPVGKAAIKAVQTGGPSGGCIPAARFDLPIDYDSLAKAGSIMGSGGMIVMDEGTCIIDVAKYFMGFLKDESCGKCFTCRKGTQRMHEILDDISQGRGTSGQLALLEELALVVKDTTMCGLGQTAANPVLSTLRYFRDEYLEHIEHRRCRAGVCKPLISFSINDNCSGCRACVTNCPADAISGDPKQRQVIDATKCIKCGTCRTVCKRDAVEVA, encoded by the coding sequence ATGAGATTAGACTCAGTGCGAGATTTGTATGCCCTCAAAGCGAATCTGCGCGATACTGCCGACTTGAAACGCCGCACCATCGTCATTCCCACCGGTACCTGCGGCCGTGCCAGTGGCGCCGGTGAACTGGTCCGCGCGGTTCGCGAAGCATTGTTGCGGAGCGGTCTCGCGGGTCAGGTTCACGTCCGCGTCACCGGGTGTCACGGCTTTTGTGAGATGGAACCGTCCATCCTGATGGAACCGGAGGGCATATTCTACCCACGAGTGAAGACCGCGGACGCCGAAAGGCTGGTCGAAGCCGCCGGGCTGGGGGAAGTTCTGGAAGACCTCGTGTGGGCTGACGCCGCCACGGGCACACGCATCCCCTGCCAGAAGGATGTGCCTTTCTTCAAGAAGCAACGCCGGTCCATTCTTGCCCTGAATGAGCAAGTGGACCCGGAAGACACTGAATCGTACCTCCGAGCCGGAGGATATACCGCGCTGCTCAAGGTATTGGAGCGGGGCGGGCCCGAATGGGTACTCGGCGAAGTGAAATCGTCAGGGCTTCGGGGGCGCGGCGGCGCGGGTTTTCCCACGGGCCTTAAATGGGAACTGCTGGCAAAGCAACCCGGCGCACATGGCAAATACCTCGTATGCAACGCCGATGAAGGCGACCCGGGAGCCTACATGGACCGCAGCGTGCTCGAGGGCAACCCTCACAGCATCCTGGAGGGCATGTTGATTGGCGCCTACGCAACGGGCGCCACGCACGGCATTCTCTATGTCCGCAACGAATACCCTCTGGCCATCAAGCATGTTCACACGGCACTCGAGCAGGCGCGCGCGCTCGGATTGTGCGGGGAACGCATACTTGGCACGGAGTTCTCGTTTGACATCCAGGTTGTCCAAGGCGCGGGGGCGTTCGTGTGCGGCGAGGAAACCGCCCTGATCCGCTCCATTGAAGGATGCATGGGCGAACCGCGTCAGCGGCCCCCGTTCCCCATCCAGGAAGGCATCCTGGGCAAGCCTACCTGCATAAATAATGTCGAGACCTGGGCCAACATACCCATTATCGTGGAACAGGGCGCCGCCGGCTTTTCCCGAGTCGGCACGAAACAGAATTCCGGCACGAAGATTTTCAGCCTGGTCGGCAAGATCCGGAACACGGGTCTGGTGGAAGTCCCCATGGGAATCACCATCGCCGAAATCGTCAACGAGATTGGCGGCGGTCCCGTTGGCAAGGCTGCGATCAAAGCCGTCCAGACCGGCGGGCCCTCCGGCGGTTGTATTCCTGCTGCGCGGTTCGACCTTCCCATCGACTATGACAGTCTCGCCAAAGCGGGGTCGATCATGGGGTCGGGCGGCATGATCGTGATGGACGAGGGCACCTGCATCATCGATGTTGCGAAGTACTTCATGGGGTTTCTGAAAGACGAATCGTGCGGGAAATGCTTTACGTGCCGCAAAGGAACCCAGCGGATGCACGAGATCCTGGACGACATCTCGCAGGGCCGCGGGACCTCGGGGCAGTTGGCCCTCTTGGAAGAACTGGCCCTCGTGGTGAAGGATACGACCATGTGCGGCCTTGGCCAGACCGCCGCCAACCCGGTTCTTTCGACACTGCGGTACTTCCGGGATGAATACCTGGAACATATCGAACATCGCCGTTGCCGCGCCGGTGTCTGCAAGCCGCTGATTTCATTTTCGATCAACGACAACTGTTCCGGCTGTCGGGCGTGCGTCACGAACTGCCCCGCGGACGCCATCTCGGGAGACCCCAAGCAGCGACAGGTCATTGACGCAACGAAATGCATCAAGTGCGGGACGTGCCGGACTGTCTGCAAGCGCGATGCCGTGGAGGTCGCCTAG
- a CDS encoding (2Fe-2S)-binding protein: MNGMVNVTINGLLVSVEKGMTVLEAARFLGFPIPTLCHMDGLSPYGACRLCVVEIGEGPRAKLVSSCTYPVEEGLRVRTASSRVVRARKMVLELLLASCPQSKVIQDLASAHDVRQQRFRQEHEDCILCGLCVRVCEEQMMAKAIGFRYRGEKRSIGTPFDKHSDQCRLCGACMYVCPACQLRCTYVEPDKAVCGACANLSPPCLQKEPFDDMMCYMTPCVACERQSD; the protein is encoded by the coding sequence ATGAATGGAATGGTTAACGTCACCATTAACGGGCTCCTGGTATCGGTCGAGAAGGGCATGACGGTTCTGGAGGCGGCGCGGTTCCTGGGATTCCCGATTCCAACGCTTTGCCATATGGACGGCTTGTCGCCGTACGGAGCCTGCCGCCTGTGCGTGGTCGAGATTGGCGAAGGGCCGCGCGCCAAGCTCGTCAGTTCGTGCACGTACCCTGTGGAAGAAGGCCTCCGGGTGCGGACGGCGTCCAGCCGGGTGGTCCGGGCCCGCAAGATGGTCCTCGAGTTGTTGCTGGCTTCCTGCCCGCAATCGAAGGTGATACAGGACCTCGCGTCGGCCCACGATGTACGGCAACAGCGGTTTCGCCAAGAGCACGAAGATTGCATCCTGTGCGGCCTGTGCGTGCGGGTATGCGAAGAACAAATGATGGCGAAAGCCATCGGTTTCCGTTATCGCGGCGAGAAGAGAAGCATCGGCACGCCTTTCGACAAACATTCGGACCAATGCCGGTTGTGCGGCGCCTGCATGTATGTCTGTCCTGCCTGTCAGCTTCGCTGCACCTATGTGGAGCCCGACAAGGCCGTTTGCGGCGCCTGCGCCAACCTCTCCCCGCCCTGCTTACAAAAAGAACCCTTTGATGACATGATGTGTTACATGACGCCTTGCGTTGCCTGCGAGCGGCAAAGCGACTGA
- a CDS encoding FMN-binding glutamate synthase family protein: MPSTFSRINSSAATLTKNRTTDSIVPASGLCVTCVDGCIGMCEVGKSAYRGHEVLYPQPFGVITAAGEKTYPVDYSHFNIMGTAVGAHGIDADSDKAIFPAVNLEVRFGHDNGIKYRVPWHIPGIGSTDVAKNNWDGLAIGSALAGTGLTIGENVVGMDVDAVVKNGRVVDTVDLKRRVKLYQEHQRDGYGAIIVQANVEDSRLGVLEYAIEKLGVKCVELKWGQGAKDIGGEVKIDDLKKAQLLHERGYVVLPNPTDPAIIKAFENGAFKAFERHSRVGMVEEECFARRIEELRSAGAQYIFLKTGAYRPADLARAVRYVSRYKLDLLTVDGAGGGTGMSPWRMMNEWGVPPVYLHTLLYQYAKRLADRGDYVPALAVAGGFSFEDQIFKGLALGAPFVKLVGMARAPIAAAMVGKTIGRTIDSRQVPVYISRFGSSKEEIFVTAVELRKKLDKDSFEKVPTGALGLYTYYERLAQGLRQLMAGSRKFSLSHVSRDDIAALTHEAAEISGIRYIMDVDSEDAISILG, encoded by the coding sequence ATGCCCAGTACCTTCTCCAGAATAAACTCCTCGGCGGCCACCTTGACCAAGAATCGCACCACGGATTCCATCGTGCCGGCATCCGGTCTTTGCGTGACCTGCGTGGACGGCTGCATCGGCATGTGCGAAGTGGGCAAATCCGCCTATCGCGGCCACGAGGTCTTGTATCCCCAGCCGTTCGGCGTAATCACGGCGGCCGGCGAGAAGACGTACCCCGTTGATTATTCGCACTTCAACATCATGGGCACCGCGGTGGGCGCGCACGGGATTGACGCCGATAGCGACAAGGCAATTTTCCCCGCCGTCAACCTCGAGGTGCGGTTCGGTCATGACAATGGCATCAAGTATCGCGTGCCATGGCACATTCCAGGTATTGGCTCAACAGACGTCGCCAAGAACAACTGGGACGGGCTGGCAATCGGGTCCGCGCTCGCCGGAACAGGGCTTACCATCGGCGAAAACGTTGTTGGAATGGACGTCGACGCCGTCGTCAAGAATGGGCGCGTGGTGGATACCGTGGACCTGAAAAGGCGCGTCAAGTTGTACCAGGAGCACCAGCGGGACGGCTACGGGGCGATCATCGTGCAGGCTAACGTCGAAGACAGCCGCCTGGGAGTCCTTGAATATGCCATAGAAAAACTCGGCGTGAAATGCGTCGAACTCAAATGGGGACAGGGCGCGAAGGACATCGGCGGCGAGGTCAAGATTGATGACCTCAAGAAAGCGCAGCTCCTGCATGAACGCGGATACGTCGTGTTACCCAACCCGACCGATCCCGCCATCATCAAGGCGTTCGAGAACGGCGCATTCAAGGCGTTCGAACGCCACTCTCGGGTTGGCATGGTCGAAGAGGAGTGTTTCGCCAGGCGCATCGAGGAGTTGCGGAGCGCCGGCGCCCAATACATCTTCCTCAAGACGGGCGCCTACAGACCCGCGGACCTGGCGCGCGCGGTCCGTTACGTGTCGCGGTACAAGCTCGACCTCCTTACCGTCGACGGCGCGGGCGGCGGCACCGGCATGAGTCCTTGGCGCATGATGAACGAATGGGGCGTGCCGCCCGTTTACCTCCATACCCTCCTGTACCAATATGCGAAACGCCTGGCGGACCGCGGGGACTACGTGCCCGCATTGGCCGTGGCCGGCGGATTCTCATTTGAAGACCAGATCTTCAAGGGTCTCGCGCTTGGCGCGCCCTTCGTAAAACTGGTAGGAATGGCGCGAGCGCCCATCGCGGCCGCCATGGTGGGCAAGACCATTGGCCGCACCATCGACTCGCGGCAGGTACCGGTGTACATTTCGCGGTTTGGCAGTTCTAAAGAGGAAATCTTTGTTACGGCCGTTGAACTGCGCAAGAAGCTGGATAAGGACAGCTTCGAAAAGGTCCCCACGGGTGCATTGGGTCTGTACACATACTACGAACGTCTGGCCCAAGGACTGCGCCAGCTCATGGCCGGAAGCCGAAAGTTCTCTCTATCGCATGTTTCGCGCGATGATATCGCGGCTCTGACTCATGAGGCAGCTGAAATCTCCGGGATACGCTACATCATGGATGTTGATTCCGAAGACGCAATATCCATTCTCGGATAG
- a CDS encoding immunoglobulin domain-containing protein → MDNIVALINDTSETGLAWLAALLGEDAALLQGLACDTADINGPLVDDLPGPNGMLDGEFELGVLRELMANAAAYADLDTGTMPGQVAAGVDSSAVQPAYEENYQNLYTDGMNTLITITLPSLWGILQGAFPGQIPNLTPGLQANINATFKGVMVVLAGVATLGDDDSMGVVVALANLVSFCDVIAPGSCLVNDIELDPANYARLNAILSKTGDADGDGYTNQQEYDLYALAKTAADYVDAALDPSLPGAEGEGEGEGEGEGEGEGEDGLVRITGNGVVEEGETVELRARTVGDTVALSYQWSRLNSEGTAFVELPGETGNTLVFDPVELQNTGWYKVVITYDNAAKAIVESNSDPFYMEVVPEGTLPIAGGLGVALLAGACAFAGAVSIRRKK, encoded by the coding sequence ATGGACAATATCGTTGCGCTCATCAATGACACCAGTGAAACCGGATTGGCGTGGCTGGCTGCATTGCTCGGCGAAGATGCCGCGCTCCTGCAGGGGTTGGCATGCGACACGGCCGATATCAACGGGCCGCTTGTGGACGATCTGCCCGGCCCGAACGGCATGCTGGACGGCGAATTCGAGCTGGGCGTCCTCAGGGAACTGATGGCCAACGCAGCGGCATATGCCGACTTGGATACGGGCACGATGCCGGGCCAGGTGGCGGCCGGTGTTGATTCCAGCGCTGTTCAGCCTGCGTACGAAGAGAATTACCAGAACCTGTACACGGACGGCATGAACACTCTGATCACGATCACGCTTCCCTCGCTGTGGGGTATTTTGCAAGGCGCGTTCCCCGGCCAGATTCCGAACCTGACGCCTGGACTGCAGGCCAATATTAATGCGACTTTCAAGGGCGTCATGGTCGTGCTGGCGGGTGTTGCGACGCTGGGTGATGACGACTCCATGGGCGTCGTAGTCGCCTTGGCGAATCTGGTCAGTTTCTGCGACGTGATTGCGCCGGGAAGCTGCCTGGTTAACGACATTGAACTGGACCCCGCGAACTACGCTCGCTTGAATGCTATTCTGAGCAAGACCGGCGACGCGGACGGCGACGGCTACACAAACCAGCAGGAATACGACCTGTACGCGCTGGCCAAGACGGCGGCGGATTATGTTGACGCCGCCCTTGACCCGTCTCTGCCCGGTGCCGAAGGCGAAGGGGAAGGAGAGGGTGAAGGCGAAGGCGAGGGCGAGGGCGAAGACGGCCTCGTCCGGATTACCGGCAATGGCGTGGTCGAGGAAGGCGAGACTGTCGAACTGCGCGCGCGCACGGTCGGTGACACAGTCGCGCTGAGCTACCAGTGGAGCCGCCTGAATTCCGAAGGCACGGCCTTTGTTGAGCTGCCGGGTGAAACGGGCAACACGCTGGTGTTCGACCCGGTCGAACTGCAGAACACGGGCTGGTACAAAGTCGTGATTACGTACGACAACGCCGCCAAGGCCATTGTCGAATCGAACTCGGACCCGTTCTACATGGAAGTCGTCCCTGAAGGGACGCTGCCCATCGCGGGCGGTCTGGGCGTGGCGCTGCTGGCCGGTGCCTGTGCATTCGCGGGCGCGGTGAGCATTCGTCGCAAGAAATAA
- the rny gene encoding ribonuclease Y has translation MDSIIFVLGGIVAGVILGSASAMLLARWRGNSVLGKARRDAGQIMSNAEKDAASILKDAKTNLKELEIDLRARVEKEGREQRRELANFEKRLQAKEESLDKRTEGLDKKANELNAQERDLVRREKTVEKEKDKVAAIIVHQTERLEAISGMTADQARRELFHNLENEVKRDSALHLKKIEEEARENAEKKARWIIGEAIQRCAADHVAESTVSVVALPNDEMKGRIIGREGRNIRALENATGINVIIDDTPEAVILSGFDPIRREVARVTLERLVSDGRIHPARIEEMVVKVNEEIAQTIKERGEQACLEADVHGLHPEIVKLLGRLSFRTSYGQNVLRHSLEVCHLCAIMAAELGANIAEAKRAGLIHDIGKALTHEVEGSHAVLGHDLAKRYGETDAVSNAIGAHHGEMPMEGLLAVLVQAADALSAARPGARSESMQHYIKRLEQLEQIADQFSGIEKAYALQAGREVRIVVEPNKITDADAAMLARDIARKVETEMTYPGEIKITVVRETRAVEVAK, from the coding sequence ATGGATAGCATCATCTTTGTCCTTGGCGGGATTGTGGCGGGAGTGATTCTCGGCAGCGCCAGCGCCATGTTATTGGCGCGCTGGCGCGGCAACAGTGTGCTCGGCAAAGCCAGGCGCGATGCCGGGCAGATCATGAGCAATGCGGAGAAAGACGCCGCTTCAATCCTCAAGGACGCGAAGACAAATCTCAAGGAACTGGAAATCGACCTGCGCGCCCGTGTCGAAAAGGAAGGGCGTGAGCAACGGCGCGAACTGGCGAATTTCGAGAAACGCCTGCAGGCGAAGGAAGAATCGCTGGACAAACGGACGGAGGGCCTCGACAAGAAGGCGAACGAACTCAATGCGCAGGAGCGCGACCTCGTGCGCAGAGAGAAGACGGTGGAGAAGGAGAAAGACAAGGTCGCGGCGATCATTGTCCATCAGACGGAGCGCCTCGAGGCGATCTCGGGCATGACCGCGGACCAGGCGCGGCGCGAGTTGTTCCACAACCTCGAGAACGAAGTGAAGCGCGACAGCGCTCTGCATCTCAAGAAGATCGAGGAAGAAGCGCGCGAGAACGCTGAGAAGAAGGCCCGGTGGATCATCGGTGAAGCCATCCAGCGTTGCGCCGCGGACCACGTGGCGGAATCGACCGTTTCCGTCGTCGCGCTGCCCAATGACGAGATGAAGGGGCGCATAATCGGCCGCGAAGGCCGCAACATTCGCGCCCTTGAAAACGCGACCGGCATCAATGTGATTATCGACGACACGCCCGAGGCGGTCATTCTGTCCGGATTCGATCCGATTCGGCGCGAAGTGGCGCGGGTCACGCTGGAACGGCTCGTGTCAGACGGGCGCATTCATCCGGCGCGGATCGAGGAGATGGTCGTCAAGGTCAACGAGGAAATCGCGCAGACGATCAAGGAACGGGGCGAACAGGCGTGCCTCGAGGCGGATGTCCACGGGTTGCACCCGGAGATCGTGAAGCTGCTCGGCCGGCTGAGTTTCCGCACGTCATACGGGCAGAACGTGCTGCGTCACTCCCTCGAGGTCTGTCACCTGTGCGCGATCATGGCGGCGGAACTGGGCGCGAACATTGCCGAGGCAAAACGCGCCGGGCTCATCCACGACATCGGCAAGGCGCTCACGCACGAGGTGGAAGGGTCGCACGCCGTGCTCGGCCACGACTTGGCCAAACGTTATGGCGAGACCGACGCCGTGTCCAACGCCATCGGCGCGCACCACGGCGAAATGCCCATGGAAGGGCTGCTCGCGGTGCTGGTTCAGGCCGCGGACGCGTTGTCCGCCGCGCGGCCAGGCGCGCGCAGCGAGTCGATGCAGCATTATATCAAGCGGCTCGAACAGCTCGAGCAGATTGCCGACCAGTTCAGCGGCATCGAGAAGGCGTACGCCCTGCAGGCGGGCCGCGAAGTGCGCATCGTCGTGGAACCGAACAAGATTACGGACGCGGACGCGGCAATGCTCGCTCGCGACATTGCGCGCAAGGTCGAGACCGAGATGACGTATCCCGGCGAGATCAAGATCACCGTCGTGCGCGAGACGCGCGCCGTCGAAGTCGCAAAATGA
- a CDS encoding ATP-binding protein: MRRSRAVEWAYQGDITQGLFADQRRHIHELTKDRYDPRSTLIASQIPVEKWHTIIGTPSRADAVLDRLVHDTRKIALKGDSLRKKRKKLQEG, from the coding sequence ATCCGACGCTCGCGAGCGGTGGAATGGGCCTATCAGGGAGACATCACACAAGGACTGTTTGCCGACCAGCGCCGGCATATTCACGAACTCACGAAGGACCGCTACGACCCGCGCTCTACGCTGATTGCCAGCCAGATTCCCGTCGAAAAGTGGCACACCATCATCGGCACCCCCTCGCGCGCCGACGCCGTCCTTGACAGACTCGTGCACGACACCCGCAAGATCGCTCTCAAGGGAGATTCCCTCAGGAAGAAACGCAAGAAACTCCAAGAGGGTTGA